One Anastrepha obliqua isolate idAnaObli1 chromosome 6, idAnaObli1_1.0, whole genome shotgun sequence DNA window includes the following coding sequences:
- the LOC129250625 gene encoding piggyBac transposable element-derived protein 3-like, which translates to MCPSRALYRDIGICPSNSKDDDESMESGTDFSDESDDICSPELDKTTGNDDSSSDSEETGLSDENGGIDDQPARVDKPADAGKTYYIDDFMNCLKTTFKACRGDSSFQCIDEQMTKFKGRSSFKQYMPLKPEKRGIKMWLRCDSLTGYTYDMSIYCGKEGSVLEGTLGERGVNGLAATISNLDVTLCFDRFFTTVNLINNIQYPALRTCMSNRKNVPKIPEKLQRGEAIFKVNSAGTIAVKWQDVKEVMLLSNCHTSEMSTVRRKMKDGTEAEFPCPDIVKTHRAIVGGVDLGDQMSGLYDINRKSNKWWKKVFYRGMMMAAVNTWVISSAQI; encoded by the exons ATGTGTCCCAGCAGGGCTTTATATAGGGACATAGGTATATGTCCCAGCA ACAGCAAAGATGATGATGAATCCATGGAATCAGGAACTGATtttagtgacgaaagtgatgatATTTGTAGTCCTGAGTTAGATAAAACCACTGGCAATGACGATTCTTCCAGCGATTCAGAGGAGACCGGATTGAGTGACGAGAATGGTGGCATAGACGATCAACCTGCACGAG TTGACAAGCCTGCAGATGCAGGAAAAACCTATTACATTGACGATTTCATGAATTGCTTGAAAACAACTTTCAAAGCCTGCCGGGGTGATAGTAGCTTCCAATGTATCGATGAACAAATGACTAAATTCAAAGGGCGTTCATCATTCAAGCAATATATGCCACTCAAGCCAGAGAAACGGGGCATCAAAATGTGGCTTCGCTGCGATTCTTTGACTGGATACACCTATGACATGAGTATCTATTGTGGAAAAGAAGGATCTGTCCTTGAAGGGACACTCGGCGAACGAGGTGTGAATGGTCTTGCAGCAACGATTTCTAACCTTGACGTGACACTTTGCTTTGATCGTTTTTTCACCACTGTTAATCTTATTAACAACATACAATATCCAGCTTTGAGAACATGCATGTCCAACCGGAAGAATGTTccgaaaataccagaaaaattGCAGCGAGGCGAAGctattttcaaagttaattcCGCGG GTACCATAGCGGTAAAGTGGCAGGACGTCAAAGAGGTAATGCTGCTCAGTAACTGCCACACATCTGAAATGAGCACTGTTAGACGCAAAATGAAAGATGGAACTGAGGCAGAGTTTCCATgccctgacatcgtaaagacgcACCGCGCAATAGTGGGCGGTGTGGACTTGGGAGATCAAATGTCGGGATTGTATGAtataaacagaaaatcaaataaatggtggaaaaaagtattttatcgtGGCATGATGATGGCTGCTGTAAACACTTGGGTTAtctcttctgctcaaatatga